A single genomic interval of Fusarium verticillioides 7600 chromosome 8, whole genome shotgun sequence harbors:
- a CDS encoding bifunctional P-450:NADPH-P450 reductase, which yields MAESVPIPEPPGYPLIGNLGEFTSNPLSDLNRLADTYGPIFRLRLGAKAPIFVSSNSLINEVCDEKRFKKTLKSVLSQVREGVHDGLFTAFEDEPNWGKAHRILVPAFGPLSIRGMFPEMHDIATQLCMKFARHGPRTPIDASDNFTRLALDTLALCAMDFRFNSYYKEELHPFIEAMGDFLTESGNRNRRPPFAPNFLYRAANEKFYNDIALMKSVADEVVAARKASPSDRKDLLAAMLNGVDPQTGEKLSDENITNQLITFLIAGHETTSGTLSFAMYQLLKNPEAYSKVQKEVDEVVGRGPVLVEHLTKLPYISAVLRETLRINSPISAFGLEAIDDTFLGGKYLVKKGEIVTALLSRGHVDPAVYGSDADKFIPERMLDDEFARLNKEYPNCWKPFGNGKRACIGRPFAWQESLLAMVVLFQNFNFTMTDPNYALEIQQTLTIKPVHFYINATLRHGMTPTELEHVLAGSGGTSSSNHNIKSAANSDVKAGSGKPMAIFYGSNSGTCEALANRLASDAPSHGFSATTVGPLDQAKQSLPEDRPVVIVTASYEGQPPSNAAHFIKWMEDLDGNEMEKVSYAVFACGHHDWVETFHRIPKLVDSTLEKRGGTRLVPMGSADAATSDMFSDFEAWEDTVLWPGLKEKYKISDEESGGQKGLLVEVSTPRKTSLRQDVEEALVVAEKTLTKSGPAKKHIEIQLPSAMTYKAGDYLAILPLNPKSTVARVFRRFSLAWDSFLKIQSEGPTTLPTNVAISAFDVFSAYVELSQPATKRNILALAEATEDKATIQELERLAGDAYQAEISPKRVSVLDLLEKFPAVALPISSYLAMLPPMRVRQYSISSSPFADPSKLTLTYSLLDAPSLSGQGRHVGVATNFLSQLTAGDKLHVSVRASSEAFHLPSDAEKTPIICVAAGTGLAPFRGFIQERAAMLAAGRTLAPALLFFGCRNPEVDDLYAEEFERWEKMGAVDVRRAYSRAADKSEGCKYVQDRVYHDRADVFKVWDQGAKVFICGSREIGKAVEDVCVRLAIEKAQQNGKDVTEEMARAWFERSRNERFATDVFD from the exons ATGGCTGAATCTGTGCCTATTCCTGAGCCTCCTGGCTACCCTCTAATTGGAAATCTGGGAGAATTCACTTCAAATCCTCTCTCTGATCTGAACCGTCTAGCAGATACATACG GACCCATTTTCAGATTACGCCTTGGAGCCAAGGCTCCCATCTTCGTCTCTTCCAATTCATTGATCAACGAGGTTTGCGACGAGAAGCGGTTTAAAAAGACACTGAAGTCGGTTCTCAGC CAAGTTCGAGAGGGTGTTCACGATGGCCTCTTCACAGCATTCGAGGATGAGCCCAATTGGGGTAAAGCACACAGAATACTAGTACCGGCCTTTGGCCCTTTGAGCATAAGAGGAATGTTCCCAGAAATGCACGACATCGCTACCCAATTGTGCATGAAGTTTGCTCGGCATGGTCCTCGGACACCAATTGATGCGAGCGACAACTTTACTCGTCTAG CCCTGGATACTCTGGCTCTCTGCGCCATGGATTTCCGCTTCAACTCATATTACAAGGAGGAACTGCACCCATTTATCGAAGCCATGGGCGATTTCCTTACAGAGTCAGGAAACAGAAACCGACGACCTCCATTTGCGCCCAACTTTCTTTACCGTGCAGCAAACGAGAAGTTCTATAATGACATTGCATTGATGAAGTCAGTAGCCGATGAAGTCGTCGCCGCACGAAAGGCAAGCCCTAGCGATAGGAAGGATCTACTCGCTGCTATGCTTAACGGTGTTGATCCTCAGACGGGAGAGAAGTTGTCCGACgagaacatcaccaaccaGCTCATCACATTCCTTATCGCTGGCCATGAAACCACTTCTGGTACTCTATCCTTCGCCATGtatcagcttctcaagaaccccgAAGCCTACAGCAAGGTCCAGAAAGAAGTCGACGAAGTTGTCGGCCGTGGTCCCGTCTTGGTTGagcatctcaccaagcttccctACATAAGCGCTGTTTTGAGAGAAACCCTCCGGATCAACTCTCCTATTAGTGCCTTTGGTCTCGAGGCCATCGACGATACCTTCCTCGGGGGCAAGTatctcgtcaagaagggtgaAATCGTCACTGCTCTTCTGTCTCGGGGCCACGTTGACCCTGCCGTATATGGTAGTGACGCTGACAAGTTCATACCCGAGCgaatgcttgatgatgaatttgCGAGACTCAACAAGGAATACCCCAACTGCTGGAAGCCTTTTGGAAACGGAAAGCGAGCTTGTATCGGTCGTCCTTTTGCTTGGCAAGAGTCTCTTCTCGCCATGGTCgttctcttccagaacttcaacttcaccatgACGGATCCCAACTACGCTTTGGAGATCCAGCAGACGCTGACTATCAAGCCCGTACACTTCTATATCAACGCTACCCTACGACATGGCATGACCCCAACCGAGCTAGAACATGTTCTGGCAGGAAGCGGAGGTACCAGCTCTTCAAATCACAATATCAAATCCGCTGCCAACTCAGATGTCAAGGCCGGCAGTGGCAAGCCTATGGCTATTTTCTACGGTTCAAATAGTGGCACATGCGAGGCTCTCGCCAACAGACTCGCCTCGGATGCTCCTAGCCACGGCTTCAGCGCAACAACAGTCGGTCCTCTCGATCAGGCCAAGCAGAGCCTCCCTGAAGACCGCCCCgttgtcatcgtcactgcATCATACGAAGGACAGCCCCCTTCCAACGCTGCCCACTTCATTAAGTGGATGGAGGACTTGGATGGTAACGAGATGGAAAAGGTGTCATATGCTGTTTTTGCGTGTGGTCATCATGACTGGGTTGAAACATTCCACAGAATCCCCAAACTTGTTGACTCTACTCTTGAGAAGCGTGGCGGTACTCGCCTCGTTCCCATGGGTAGTGCAGACGCTGCCACAAGTGACATGTTTAGCGACTTTGAAGCCTGGGAGGATACTGTCCTGTGGCCAGGGTTGAAGGAGAAATACAAGatctctgatgaggagtcaGGCGGCCAGAAGGGTCTGTTGGTGGAGGTTTCGACACCACGAAAGACGAGTCTCcgtcaagatgttgaagaagcgtTGGtggttgctgagaagactcTCACCAAGTCGGGTCCTGCGAAGAAGCATATTGAGATTCAGCTTCCCTCAGCCATGACCTACAAGGCCGGTGATTATCTTGCTATTCTTCCCCTGAACCCGAAGTCGACTGTGGCGCGGGTTTTCCGACGATTCTCTCTGGCCTGGGATTCTTTCCTGAAGATCCAGTCAGAGGGACCTACTACACTGCCTACCAACGTCGCCATTTCTGCTTTCGATGTGTTTAGCGCATATGTTGAATTATCACAGCCTGCTACAAAGAGG AACATCCTTGCTCTGGCTGAGGCGACTGAAGACAAGGCCACCATCCAGGAACTCGAGAGACTTGCTGGGGATGCTTATCAAGCTGAGATCTCGCCAAAGAGAGTTTCggttctggatcttcttgagaagttcccTGCCGTTGCTCTCCCTATCAGCTCCTATCTGGCCATGCTCCCTCCCATGAGAGTCCGACAATA ctccatctcttcctcaccctTTGCAGACCCCTCAAAACTCACCCTCACATACTCCCTACTGGACGCCCCTTCGCTCTCTGGACAGGGTCGCCATGTTGGTGTGGCCACAAACTTCCTGTCGCAACTCACTGCTGGCGACAAACTCCACGTCTCAGTCCGCGCCTCCAGCGAAGCCTTTCACCTCCCTAGTGACGCCGAGAAGACACCCATCATCTGTGTCGCTGCCGGAACTGGACTGGCGCCTTTCCGCGGCTTCATCCAAGAACGTGCAGCCATGCTTGCCGCAGGTCGAACTCTCGCACCAGCTCTTTTATTCTTTGGATGTCGAAACCCAGAGGTCGATGACCTGTACGCTGAGGAGTTTGAACGCTGGGAAAAGATGGGCGCTGTAGATGTGCGACGTGCGTACTCTCGCGCCGCTGATAAGTCTGAGGGATGTAAGTATGTCCAGGATCGTGTCTATCATGATCGCGCAGATGTCTTCAAGGTGTGGGATCAGGGAGCCAAGGTATTCATCTGCGGAAGCCGCGAAATTGGCAAAGCAGTTGAGGATGTTTGTGTCCGTCTCGCCATCGAGAAGGCTCAGCAGAATGGCAAGG
- a CDS encoding bifunctional P-450:NADPH-P450 reductase has product MFPEMHDIATQLCMKFARHGPRTPIDASDNFTRLALDTLALCAMDFRFNSYYKEELHPFIEAMGDFLTESGNRNRRPPFAPNFLYRAANEKFYNDIALMKSVADEVVAARKASPSDRKDLLAAMLNGVDPQTGEKLSDENITNQLITFLIAGHETTSGTLSFAMYQLLKNPEAYSKVQKEVDEVVGRGPVLVEHLTKLPYISAVLRETLRINSPISAFGLEAIDDTFLGGKYLVKKGEIVTALLSRGHVDPAVYGSDADKFIPERMLDDEFARLNKEYPNCWKPFGNGKRACIGRPFAWQESLLAMVVLFQNFNFTMTDPNYALEIQQTLTIKPVHFYINATLRHGMTPTELEHVLAGSGGTSSSNHNIKSAANSDVKAGSGKPMAIFYGSNSGTCEALANRLASDAPSHGFSATTVGPLDQAKQSLPEDRPVVIVTASYEGQPPSNAAHFIKWMEDLDGNEMEKVSYAVFACGHHDWVETFHRIPKLVDSTLEKRGGTRLVPMGSADAATSDMFSDFEAWEDTVLWPGLKEKYKISDEESGGQKGLLVEVSTPRKTSLRQDVEEALVVAEKTLTKSGPAKKHIEIQLPSAMTYKAGDYLAILPLNPKSTVARVFRRFSLAWDSFLKIQSEGPTTLPTNVAISAFDVFSAYVELSQPATKRNILALAEATEDKATIQELERLAGDAYQAEISPKRVSVLDLLEKFPAVALPISSYLAMLPPMRVRQYSISSSPFADPSKLTLTYSLLDAPSLSGQGRHVGVATNFLSQLTAGDKLHVSVRASSEAFHLPSDAEKTPIICVAAGTGLAPFRGFIQERAAMLAAGRTLAPALLFFGCRNPEVDDLYAEEFERWEKMGAVDVRRAYSRAADKSEGCKYVQDRVYHDRADVFKVWDQGAKVFICGSREIGKAVEDVCVRLAIEKAQQNGKDVTEEMARAWFERSRNERFATDVFD; this is encoded by the exons ATGTTCCCAGAAATGCACGACATCGCTACCCAATTGTGCATGAAGTTTGCTCGGCATGGTCCTCGGACACCAATTGATGCGAGCGACAACTTTACTCGTCTAG CCCTGGATACTCTGGCTCTCTGCGCCATGGATTTCCGCTTCAACTCATATTACAAGGAGGAACTGCACCCATTTATCGAAGCCATGGGCGATTTCCTTACAGAGTCAGGAAACAGAAACCGACGACCTCCATTTGCGCCCAACTTTCTTTACCGTGCAGCAAACGAGAAGTTCTATAATGACATTGCATTGATGAAGTCAGTAGCCGATGAAGTCGTCGCCGCACGAAAGGCAAGCCCTAGCGATAGGAAGGATCTACTCGCTGCTATGCTTAACGGTGTTGATCCTCAGACGGGAGAGAAGTTGTCCGACgagaacatcaccaaccaGCTCATCACATTCCTTATCGCTGGCCATGAAACCACTTCTGGTACTCTATCCTTCGCCATGtatcagcttctcaagaaccccgAAGCCTACAGCAAGGTCCAGAAAGAAGTCGACGAAGTTGTCGGCCGTGGTCCCGTCTTGGTTGagcatctcaccaagcttccctACATAAGCGCTGTTTTGAGAGAAACCCTCCGGATCAACTCTCCTATTAGTGCCTTTGGTCTCGAGGCCATCGACGATACCTTCCTCGGGGGCAAGTatctcgtcaagaagggtgaAATCGTCACTGCTCTTCTGTCTCGGGGCCACGTTGACCCTGCCGTATATGGTAGTGACGCTGACAAGTTCATACCCGAGCgaatgcttgatgatgaatttgCGAGACTCAACAAGGAATACCCCAACTGCTGGAAGCCTTTTGGAAACGGAAAGCGAGCTTGTATCGGTCGTCCTTTTGCTTGGCAAGAGTCTCTTCTCGCCATGGTCgttctcttccagaacttcaacttcaccatgACGGATCCCAACTACGCTTTGGAGATCCAGCAGACGCTGACTATCAAGCCCGTACACTTCTATATCAACGCTACCCTACGACATGGCATGACCCCAACCGAGCTAGAACATGTTCTGGCAGGAAGCGGAGGTACCAGCTCTTCAAATCACAATATCAAATCCGCTGCCAACTCAGATGTCAAGGCCGGCAGTGGCAAGCCTATGGCTATTTTCTACGGTTCAAATAGTGGCACATGCGAGGCTCTCGCCAACAGACTCGCCTCGGATGCTCCTAGCCACGGCTTCAGCGCAACAACAGTCGGTCCTCTCGATCAGGCCAAGCAGAGCCTCCCTGAAGACCGCCCCgttgtcatcgtcactgcATCATACGAAGGACAGCCCCCTTCCAACGCTGCCCACTTCATTAAGTGGATGGAGGACTTGGATGGTAACGAGATGGAAAAGGTGTCATATGCTGTTTTTGCGTGTGGTCATCATGACTGGGTTGAAACATTCCACAGAATCCCCAAACTTGTTGACTCTACTCTTGAGAAGCGTGGCGGTACTCGCCTCGTTCCCATGGGTAGTGCAGACGCTGCCACAAGTGACATGTTTAGCGACTTTGAAGCCTGGGAGGATACTGTCCTGTGGCCAGGGTTGAAGGAGAAATACAAGatctctgatgaggagtcaGGCGGCCAGAAGGGTCTGTTGGTGGAGGTTTCGACACCACGAAAGACGAGTCTCcgtcaagatgttgaagaagcgtTGGtggttgctgagaagactcTCACCAAGTCGGGTCCTGCGAAGAAGCATATTGAGATTCAGCTTCCCTCAGCCATGACCTACAAGGCCGGTGATTATCTTGCTATTCTTCCCCTGAACCCGAAGTCGACTGTGGCGCGGGTTTTCCGACGATTCTCTCTGGCCTGGGATTCTTTCCTGAAGATCCAGTCAGAGGGACCTACTACACTGCCTACCAACGTCGCCATTTCTGCTTTCGATGTGTTTAGCGCATATGTTGAATTATCACAGCCTGCTACAAAGAGG AACATCCTTGCTCTGGCTGAGGCGACTGAAGACAAGGCCACCATCCAGGAACTCGAGAGACTTGCTGGGGATGCTTATCAAGCTGAGATCTCGCCAAAGAGAGTTTCggttctggatcttcttgagaagttcccTGCCGTTGCTCTCCCTATCAGCTCCTATCTGGCCATGCTCCCTCCCATGAGAGTCCGACAATA ctccatctcttcctcaccctTTGCAGACCCCTCAAAACTCACCCTCACATACTCCCTACTGGACGCCCCTTCGCTCTCTGGACAGGGTCGCCATGTTGGTGTGGCCACAAACTTCCTGTCGCAACTCACTGCTGGCGACAAACTCCACGTCTCAGTCCGCGCCTCCAGCGAAGCCTTTCACCTCCCTAGTGACGCCGAGAAGACACCCATCATCTGTGTCGCTGCCGGAACTGGACTGGCGCCTTTCCGCGGCTTCATCCAAGAACGTGCAGCCATGCTTGCCGCAGGTCGAACTCTCGCACCAGCTCTTTTATTCTTTGGATGTCGAAACCCAGAGGTCGATGACCTGTACGCTGAGGAGTTTGAACGCTGGGAAAAGATGGGCGCTGTAGATGTGCGACGTGCGTACTCTCGCGCCGCTGATAAGTCTGAGGGATGTAAGTATGTCCAGGATCGTGTCTATCATGATCGCGCAGATGTCTTCAAGGTGTGGGATCAGGGAGCCAAGGTATTCATCTGCGGAAGCCGCGAAATTGGCAAAGCAGTTGAGGATGTTTGTGTCCGTCTCGCCATCGAGAAGGCTCAGCAGAATGGCAAGG